In the Kribbella sp. NBC_00482 genome, one interval contains:
- a CDS encoding DNA polymerase domain-containing protein: MAKSTAVMLTVGDREVRVSSPDRVAYEATDWAPEVTKLQVCEYFTAVAPAFMRASGDRPVALERWPGGWREGMTLSVDATGRQTGDGFYSKRLPKGAPDWLETCRVLTPNGRPIDELCLSEPAAAVWAAQMGTLTFHPWAVRKDDLDQPDELRIDLDPQPGATFADARRVADVARELLEELGLRAYPKTSGNRGIHIYVRIRPEWSFDEVRHAAIGLGRELERRDDGVTTAWWKEERGEASIFLDFNQNLRDRTVAGAWSLRPRPGAPVSTPMTWERLAEVDDPRAFNLHTVPEYLADGDPWADMDDTAYPLEPLLRLWEELPGGELNFPPDYPKMPGEPPRVQPSKKVAEHWDEQGNRIPD, translated from the coding sequence ATGGCGAAGAGCACAGCGGTGATGCTCACCGTGGGGGACCGGGAGGTCCGGGTGTCCAGCCCCGATCGGGTGGCCTACGAGGCGACCGACTGGGCTCCGGAGGTCACCAAACTGCAGGTCTGCGAGTACTTCACCGCGGTCGCTCCCGCGTTCATGCGGGCGTCGGGCGACCGTCCGGTCGCGCTGGAACGCTGGCCCGGTGGATGGCGCGAAGGTATGACGCTGTCGGTGGACGCGACCGGTCGCCAGACGGGCGACGGCTTCTACTCGAAGCGGCTCCCCAAGGGCGCGCCCGACTGGCTCGAGACCTGCCGCGTACTGACCCCGAACGGACGCCCGATCGACGAGCTGTGCCTGAGCGAGCCCGCCGCCGCGGTGTGGGCCGCACAGATGGGCACGCTGACCTTCCACCCGTGGGCCGTTCGCAAGGACGATCTCGACCAGCCCGACGAACTGCGCATCGACCTCGATCCCCAGCCCGGTGCGACCTTCGCCGATGCCCGGCGGGTGGCCGACGTCGCCCGCGAACTCCTCGAGGAGCTGGGCCTGCGGGCGTATCCGAAGACCAGCGGCAACCGCGGCATCCACATCTACGTGCGGATCCGGCCGGAGTGGAGCTTCGACGAGGTCCGGCACGCCGCGATCGGCCTCGGCCGCGAGCTCGAACGCCGCGACGACGGCGTGACCACCGCCTGGTGGAAGGAGGAACGCGGCGAGGCCTCGATCTTCCTGGACTTCAACCAGAACCTCCGCGACCGCACCGTCGCGGGCGCCTGGTCGCTCCGGCCGCGGCCGGGTGCGCCGGTGAGTACGCCGATGACCTGGGAGCGGCTCGCCGAGGTCGACGATCCGCGGGCGTTCAATCTGCACACGGTCCCGGAGTACCTCGCCGACGGCGATCCGTGGGCGGACATGGACGACACGGCGTACCCGCTGGAGCCGTTGCTGCGGCTCTGGGAAGAGCTTCCCGGCGGTGAGCTGAACTTCCCGCCGGACTACCCGAAGATGCCGGGGGAGCCGCCGCGGGTCCAGCCGAGCAAGAAGGTCGCCGAGCACTGGGACGAGCAGGGCAACCGAATCCCTGACTGA
- a CDS encoding carboxymuconolactone decarboxylase family protein, translating into MDTRLDLFTNPVLTKFIKHLNSAARVATTVGVPLATLELVELRVSQINGCAYCVDMHSKDLAHHGETSVRINLVATWREATVYTEAERAALALAEAGTRIADAAGGVADDVWLNATKHYNEEQLGALVAAIAGINTWNRLNVITQQPAGDYVPGQWG; encoded by the coding sequence ATGGACACTCGTCTGGACCTGTTCACCAACCCCGTCCTCACCAAGTTCATCAAGCACCTGAACAGCGCGGCCCGGGTCGCGACCACGGTCGGGGTCCCACTGGCCACGCTCGAGCTGGTCGAGCTACGGGTCAGCCAGATCAACGGCTGCGCGTACTGCGTCGACATGCACTCGAAGGATCTCGCGCACCACGGCGAGACCTCGGTCCGGATCAACCTTGTTGCGACGTGGCGCGAAGCCACCGTCTACACCGAGGCCGAGCGCGCCGCGCTCGCGCTGGCGGAAGCCGGCACCCGGATCGCCGACGCCGCCGGCGGAGTTGCCGACGACGTGTGGCTGAACGCCACCAAGCACTACAACGAGGAGCAGCTGGGCGCCCTGGTCGCCGCAATCGCAGGCATCAACACCTGGAACCGCCTCAACGTCATCACCCAGCAGCCCGCTGGGGACTACGTGCCCGGCCAGTGGGGCTGA
- a CDS encoding SDR family oxidoreductase, which yields MDLGLRDRTYIVTGASAGLGFATAKALAAEGARLVISSRNEESIARAAAELTELGGSVVGIPVDNADPDSAERLAATAIAKWGELHGALISVGGPKAGTALDTDEEDWRSAFDSVFLGGLRIARAVARAGTEDTSIAFVLSSSVKSPIAGLAISNGLRPGLAMVAKTLADELGPNGMRVNGLMPGRIATDRLKELDARGGDPDVARRASEKTIPLRRYGTPDEFGRVAAFVLSPAASYLTGAIIPIDGGALRTF from the coding sequence GTGGACCTCGGACTGCGCGATCGCACCTACATCGTCACCGGCGCGAGTGCCGGACTCGGCTTCGCCACTGCCAAGGCGCTTGCCGCCGAAGGCGCCCGGCTGGTGATCTCCAGCCGCAACGAGGAGTCGATCGCGCGGGCCGCGGCAGAACTGACGGAGCTCGGCGGGAGCGTCGTCGGGATCCCCGTCGACAACGCCGACCCGGACAGTGCGGAGCGGCTGGCCGCGACCGCGATCGCCAAGTGGGGCGAACTGCACGGCGCGCTGATCAGCGTCGGCGGGCCGAAGGCCGGGACCGCGCTGGACACCGACGAGGAGGACTGGCGATCCGCGTTCGACAGCGTGTTCCTCGGCGGGCTGCGGATCGCTCGCGCGGTCGCCCGGGCCGGCACCGAGGACACCTCGATCGCGTTCGTGCTCTCGTCGTCGGTGAAGTCCCCGATCGCCGGCCTGGCGATCTCGAACGGGCTGCGGCCCGGCCTCGCGATGGTGGCGAAGACGCTCGCCGACGAGCTCGGACCGAACGGGATGCGGGTGAACGGCCTGATGCCGGGCCGCATCGCGACCGACCGCCTGAAGGAGCTCGACGCCCGCGGCGGCGACCCCGACGTGGCCCGGCGGGCCTCGGAGAAGACCATCCCACTGCGCCGCTACGGGACCCCCGACGAGTTCGGCCGGGTCGCGGCCTTCGTCCTCTCCCCCGCAGCGTCGTATCTCACGGGCGCCATCATCCCCATCGACGGCGGCGCCCTGCGTACCTTCTGA
- a CDS encoding SURF1 family cytochrome oxidase biogenesis protein has protein sequence MRRLMNIRWIVAALAVIALAGVCVELGRWQLHRLDERKARNTVTRTNLAAPAAPIDQILGPPGVVGDQHAWRTVVLSGRYDASKQVVLKYRNVQDKPGFEIVTPLVLADGKAVLVDRGFLARQSSELMPLHVPAVPTGEVTVTGRLQRSERGGHTNGGTPDDGTARLINGPDYAKVLGLNLYDGYVTVDKQEPANDAAFSTFPGPEIDDGPHFFYALQWFFFALLALGGLIYFSRQQATAAKPAEQQPQAVERPEAHAAASD, from the coding sequence GTGCGTCGCCTCATGAACATCCGCTGGATCGTCGCCGCGCTGGCCGTCATCGCACTCGCCGGCGTGTGCGTGGAGCTCGGTCGCTGGCAGCTGCACCGCCTCGACGAACGCAAGGCTCGCAACACGGTGACCCGGACGAACCTGGCCGCCCCGGCGGCCCCGATCGACCAGATCCTCGGTCCGCCGGGCGTCGTCGGCGACCAGCACGCCTGGCGCACCGTCGTCCTCTCCGGGCGGTACGACGCCTCGAAACAGGTCGTCCTGAAGTACCGCAACGTCCAGGACAAGCCCGGCTTCGAGATCGTCACCCCGCTGGTGCTCGCGGACGGGAAGGCGGTTCTGGTCGACCGCGGCTTCCTCGCCCGGCAGAGCTCGGAGCTCATGCCGCTCCACGTGCCCGCGGTACCGACCGGCGAAGTGACCGTCACCGGCCGCCTGCAGCGCAGCGAACGCGGCGGCCACACCAACGGCGGTACGCCGGACGACGGTACGGCGCGACTCATCAACGGCCCGGACTACGCGAAGGTCCTCGGTCTGAACCTGTACGACGGCTACGTCACGGTGGACAAGCAGGAGCCGGCGAACGACGCGGCCTTCAGCACGTTCCCCGGTCCGGAGATCGACGACGGGCCGCACTTCTTCTACGCGCTGCAGTGGTTCTTCTTCGCACTGCTGGCCCTGGGCGGACTCATCTACTTCTCCCGGCAGCAGGCGACCGCCGCCAAGCCCGCGGAGCAGCAGCCACAAGCCGTCGAACGCCCCGAGGCCCACGCCGCCGCCTCCGACTGA